From Cellulophaga lytica DSM 7489, a single genomic window includes:
- a CDS encoding sensor histidine kinase: MKNYLYILVFIFFCNSIAFAQDPFFTHFGSNEGLVALANFNVVQDDQNLIWIGSEKGLFYYDGKQFTLVKNEKATTKGIFNLQKDENGNLWCSTISGHIYKVKNKKLVLFKDLSSELKGAFAHLCILKKNIFFLSQTESFQLDKQTAEIKKKLNTKVSKVIKINNGFYYYNINSVNTLTLVEEINNEIQTTILKENKQFDFGKFQTLKLFNNAAFVRDSDKKVFLIKAKTKELESITLPKTVQQLQIYTSKLIGNTTWLLTSKGIVQLVKNKTGFIVKNHFLKQYQITDLQVDNEGNYWCTTLYNGVLVMPNLAVTKHYVLPKDDDIIFVEKASENILLLGTQKGYFVVYNIKEKSFKKIEIPNSRPVNRIYYNSASKKAFISTNGTNSYTYSLHDEKLVTLKTEFTTAKGFAEINKDSLLYLSYRGVLLYNNIQKSTMHQEIATKRPISVHYDTNSKKSYISYIDGTVSYNHQFKTTPVYYNKKPIIFSNYTSTTHNVWALSNNKLYHLNNAQIKDSITAKEGLLNSQIQGILGVDNQIWIVTEKGIQKFNEATREITTIKLKDENSIKFKQPIYANKSLWIPGNNYLCVINNDGEDLFKQNKIPNAYISEVTVGGEPSPYKTSYLLPYNTNDITFLLRANGFLANKQLVFQYKLKGYDANWQTAELNEDIVRYIGIPSGKYQFLIRSKALNGDVGTISEPVIINVEKPFWDTWWFYALAIIVAVIGTVLYFKIKMRIKEEEGQRTLEKVILDSRISKLKLENLRSQMNPHFIFNSLGAIQDYVMKNEKYLASDYLVKFSRLIRLYLDHSRLNSISLKEEINSLEIYIALEQLRFEKKFEVHLNIDSKLQQDQIQVPPLFIQPFVENAIKHGLIHKKNPGNLWIHLNHLASDIIQIIVEDNGIGRKKSAEINKKRRGHQSFAVSATEERIALYKKEKLFVIKVDFKDKKDVNKQPAGTKVTITIKKF; encoded by the coding sequence TTAATGTAGTTCAAGATGATCAAAATTTAATTTGGATTGGAAGTGAAAAGGGTTTGTTTTACTATGACGGAAAACAATTTACCTTGGTTAAAAATGAAAAAGCCACAACTAAAGGTATTTTTAATTTACAAAAAGATGAAAACGGAAACCTATGGTGCTCCACAATATCTGGACATATTTATAAGGTTAAGAATAAAAAATTAGTTTTATTTAAAGACTTATCTTCAGAATTAAAAGGAGCTTTTGCTCATTTATGTATTCTCAAAAAAAATATTTTCTTTCTTTCGCAAACAGAGAGCTTTCAGTTAGACAAACAGACTGCTGAAATCAAAAAAAAACTCAATACCAAAGTATCAAAAGTTATTAAAATAAATAATGGGTTTTATTATTATAACATTAATTCTGTAAATACTTTAACGTTAGTAGAAGAAATTAATAATGAAATACAAACCACCATACTAAAAGAAAATAAACAATTTGACTTTGGTAAATTCCAAACTCTAAAATTATTTAATAATGCTGCTTTTGTAAGAGATAGCGACAAAAAAGTATTTTTAATTAAAGCAAAAACTAAAGAGTTAGAATCTATTACACTACCAAAAACAGTACAACAATTACAGATCTACACATCTAAATTAATTGGTAATACTACCTGGTTATTAACCTCAAAAGGCATTGTACAATTAGTTAAAAATAAAACCGGTTTTATTGTTAAAAATCATTTTTTAAAACAATACCAAATTACAGATTTACAGGTTGATAACGAAGGTAATTATTGGTGTACAACATTATACAACGGCGTTTTAGTAATGCCAAATTTAGCAGTAACTAAACACTATGTTTTACCCAAAGACGATGATATTATTTTTGTAGAAAAAGCATCCGAAAATATTTTATTACTTGGTACGCAAAAAGGATATTTTGTAGTCTATAACATTAAAGAAAAATCTTTTAAAAAAATAGAAATACCTAATTCACGACCGGTGAATAGAATTTATTACAATTCGGCTTCTAAAAAAGCTTTTATAAGTACTAACGGAACCAATAGTTATACCTATTCTTTACATGATGAAAAGTTAGTTACATTAAAAACGGAATTTACTACAGCTAAGGGTTTTGCTGAAATAAATAAGGATTCATTACTATACCTTTCTTACAGAGGTGTTTTGCTTTATAACAATATTCAAAAGAGCACAATGCACCAGGAAATAGCCACAAAACGCCCAATAAGTGTGCATTATGACACAAATAGTAAAAAATCTTACATTAGTTATATAGATGGAACGGTTTCTTACAATCATCAATTTAAAACTACACCTGTTTATTATAATAAAAAACCAATAATATTCTCTAATTATACATCAACAACTCACAATGTTTGGGCCTTGTCTAATAATAAATTATATCATTTAAATAATGCTCAAATAAAAGATAGCATAACTGCAAAAGAGGGTTTGCTAAATTCTCAAATTCAAGGAATTTTAGGTGTTGATAATCAAATTTGGATTGTTACAGAAAAAGGAATTCAAAAATTTAATGAAGCAACCAGAGAAATTACCACCATTAAATTAAAAGATGAAAACTCTATAAAATTTAAACAACCTATTTATGCCAACAAATCGTTATGGATTCCTGGAAACAATTACTTGTGCGTAATAAATAATGATGGCGAGGATTTATTTAAACAAAATAAAATTCCTAACGCATATATTAGCGAGGTTACCGTTGGAGGAGAACCTTCTCCTTATAAAACATCTTATTTGTTACCATATAATACTAATGACATCACTTTTCTGCTTAGGGCAAATGGTTTTTTAGCAAACAAACAGCTTGTGTTTCAATACAAACTTAAAGGCTATGATGCTAATTGGCAAACTGCAGAGCTTAACGAGGATATTGTAAGGTATATTGGAATACCTTCTGGAAAGTACCAATTTTTAATTAGAAGTAAAGCTTTAAACGGGGATGTTGGTACAATAAGCGAGCCAGTAATTATAAATGTTGAAAAGCCTTTTTGGGATACTTGGTGGTTTTATGCGTTAGCCATAATAGTTGCTGTAATAGGAACAGTTCTTTATTTTAAAATTAAAATGAGAATTAAGGAGGAAGAAGGACAACGAACATTAGAAAAAGTAATTTTAGATAGTAGAATTAGTAAGTTAAAGCTAGAAAACTTGCGCTCTCAAATGAATCCGCATTTTATTTTTAATTCTTTAGGTGCTATCCAAGACTATGTTATGAAGAACGAAAAATATTTAGCTAGTGATTATTTAGTGAAATTTTCTCGTTTAATACGCTTATATCTTGATCATAGCCGACTGAATTCTATTTCTTTAAAGGAAGAAATCAATTCTCTAGAAATATACATTGCTTTAGAACAACTTCGATTTGAAAAAAAGTTTGAAGTACATTTAAATATTGACTCAAAATTACAGCAAGACCAAATACAAGTACCACCATTATTTATTCAACCTTTTGTTGAAAATGCAATAAAACACGGTTTAATTCATAAAAAAAATCCAGGTAACTTATGGATTCATTTAAATCATCTTGCAAGTGATATTATTCAAATAATTGTTGAAGATAATGGAATTGGAAGAAAAAAATCTGCAGAAATAAATAAAAAAAGAAGAGGACATCAATCTTTTGCAGTTAGTGCAACCGAAGAAAGGATAGCTTTGTACAAAAAAGAAAAGTTATTTGTGATTAAGGTAGATTTTAAGGATAAAAAAGATGTAAATAAACAGCCCGCAGGAACTAAAGTAACCATAACCATTAAAAAGTTTTAA
- a CDS encoding LytR/AlgR family response regulator transcription factor yields the protein MRALIIDDEAKARSVLQTMLSEFFTEITGIKLAENLMEGVKVIKDYKPDIVFLDIEMPEYSGLEILDFINEPINFQLIFTTAYQQYALDALKLSAVDYLVKPIAIDELKTAIQKAVVNIESKKVSFQFEELKKAIQSLSSHKIALEIPGEIIFVSHDDILYLEADGMYTNVYLANNKQELICKPLSYFETQLKGNHLFFRCHRSYLINLHYLEKYVKKDGDFLQMENKIAIPISKTKKQEFLKIVKEVF from the coding sequence ATGAGAGCACTAATTATTGATGATGAAGCTAAGGCTAGGAGTGTTTTACAAACAATGCTTTCTGAATTTTTTACAGAAATAACAGGTATTAAATTAGCTGAGAATTTAATGGAAGGTGTAAAGGTAATTAAGGATTATAAACCTGATATTGTTTTTTTAGATATTGAGATGCCAGAATATTCTGGTTTAGAAATACTTGATTTTATTAATGAACCAATTAATTTTCAATTGATTTTCACAACAGCTTATCAACAATATGCGTTAGATGCGCTTAAATTATCAGCTGTTGATTATTTAGTAAAACCAATAGCAATTGATGAGTTAAAAACAGCCATTCAAAAAGCAGTAGTAAATATTGAGTCTAAAAAGGTATCTTTTCAGTTTGAAGAATTAAAAAAGGCTATACAATCACTTTCTTCACATAAAATAGCTTTAGAAATTCCTGGCGAGATAATTTTTGTATCACATGATGATATTTTATACCTAGAAGCAGATGGAATGTACACTAATGTTTACCTTGCCAACAATAAACAAGAATTGATATGTAAACCATTATCTTATTTTGAAACACAATTAAAAGGAAATCATTTATTTTTTAGATGTCATAGATCTTATTTAATAAATCTGCATTACCTAGAAAAATATGTAAAAAAGGATGGCGACTTTTTACAAATGGAAAATAAAATAGCTATTCCTATTTCTAAAACAAAAAAGCAAGAATTTTTAAAAATAGTAAAAGAGGTGTTTTAG
- a CDS encoding Dabb family protein produces MNWIKSIFFVIVSCNCLLGYAQLTKGNLTILEQTDYKTTKYNTVTATTYKKNGVNYVFSGGDGAFINVFKLNATGELMPVGAYELQNKKGPARGLVAHNIKGTDYLFVGNKGGNSVEVYSIEDNGSLQRAFVLNDTPETYLGTVITLKVIHIKNNFYLFVGGLESTPGLSCFKIHKNGKLSHIQSLADDDLIHTDGIIGMYSHKINGKTYLITGGFQDNGISSFEVFNNGNFKNINNIADNTTNRYLTGTYPVNGVTLGGNHYIVVGHRHHKYYKRGNFIKKKDFIFHGDGVSVFKVNEAGELIPHSVLVNNAATKLAGQTRIEILKIDDSEALVAIGTRDDNSIQLCKLNANGVLKPSSVLDTNYPIYYGLTSIKIKENFFFLSGSVDPKVKKMFAYKVNFKPKNGKKLRHVINLKYKDAATPKEVNRAVENFVALKNKIPEIIDFEWGINNSKEGKSKGFTHSFMLTFKDEKALEAYLVHKEHLALINDIGSLIDDVFVMDYYTTE; encoded by the coding sequence ATGAATTGGATTAAAAGTATATTTTTTGTTATTGTAAGTTGTAATTGCCTGCTTGGTTACGCTCAACTTACAAAAGGTAACCTTACCATTTTAGAACAAACAGATTACAAAACAACTAAGTACAACACAGTAACAGCTACTACTTATAAGAAAAACGGAGTTAATTACGTGTTTTCTGGGGGAGATGGTGCATTTATAAATGTATTTAAATTAAACGCTACCGGAGAATTAATGCCAGTTGGTGCTTATGAGTTGCAGAATAAAAAAGGACCAGCAAGAGGTTTGGTAGCCCACAATATTAAAGGAACAGATTATTTGTTTGTTGGCAATAAAGGAGGCAACAGTGTAGAAGTTTATAGCATAGAGGATAACGGAAGTTTACAAAGGGCATTTGTTTTAAACGATACGCCAGAAACATATTTAGGCACAGTTATTACCCTTAAGGTTATTCATATAAAAAATAATTTTTACCTTTTTGTTGGTGGGTTAGAGAGCACACCTGGTTTAAGTTGTTTTAAAATACATAAGAACGGAAAACTTAGTCATATACAATCGCTTGCAGATGATGATCTTATACATACAGACGGTATAATTGGTATGTATTCTCATAAAATAAATGGCAAAACGTATCTTATTACAGGTGGTTTTCAAGACAATGGCATTAGTAGTTTTGAGGTTTTTAACAATGGTAATTTTAAAAATATAAATAACATTGCAGACAATACCACCAACCGTTACTTAACAGGTACATATCCTGTAAACGGAGTTACTTTAGGAGGTAACCATTATATTGTTGTAGGGCATAGACATCATAAATATTATAAAAGAGGTAATTTTATAAAGAAGAAAGATTTTATTTTTCACGGTGATGGTGTAAGCGTTTTTAAAGTTAATGAGGCAGGAGAGCTTATTCCTCATTCTGTTTTAGTTAATAATGCTGCCACAAAATTAGCAGGACAAACACGTATTGAAATATTAAAAATTGATGATTCTGAAGCATTGGTAGCAATAGGTACACGTGATGATAACAGTATACAATTATGTAAGTTAAACGCAAATGGCGTATTAAAACCTTCTAGCGTGTTAGATACTAACTACCCTATTTATTACGGTTTAACATCAATAAAAATTAAAGAGAATTTCTTTTTTCTATCTGGTTCTGTAGATCCAAAAGTAAAAAAGATGTTTGCGTATAAAGTCAATTTTAAGCCAAAAAATGGCAAAAAACTTAGACATGTTATAAATTTAAAATATAAAGATGCAGCTACACCAAAAGAGGTAAATAGGGCAGTAGAGAATTTTGTAGCGTTAAAAAATAAAATTCCTGAGATTATAGATTTTGAATGGGGAATTAACAATAGTAAAGAAGGAAAAAGTAAAGGGTTTACCCATAGTTTTATGCTTACTTTTAAAGATGAAAAAGCACTAGAGGCATATTTAGTTCATAAAGAACATTTAGCACTTATTAATGATATAGGTTCGTTAATAGATGATGTTTTTGTTATGGATTATTATACCACAGAATAA
- a CDS encoding GlcG/HbpS family heme-binding protein, with product MMNFYNHKTASKPKEKTLKHSRLLFVLLIFTSPFLVAQNTTDVTDKDALSAVLAAKEKAETMGVLVNIAVVDAGANLKAFIRMDDSFLGSIDVAIKKAKTSRYFNIATGDLGKLTQPGGIIYNIELSNNGLVSFPGGVPIKNNKGKIIGAIGVSGGTIEEDHKIATYGAKSILTEKKTK from the coding sequence ATGATGAATTTTTATAACCATAAAACTGCCTCTAAACCAAAAGAAAAAACTTTAAAACACAGTAGACTTTTATTTGTACTCCTAATTTTTACCTCACCTTTTTTAGTGGCGCAAAACACAACAGATGTTACAGATAAAGATGCTTTAAGTGCTGTTTTGGCAGCAAAAGAGAAAGCAGAGACTATGGGAGTTTTGGTAAATATTGCAGTGGTAGATGCAGGAGCAAATTTAAAAGCCTTTATACGTATGGACGATTCTTTTTTAGGTAGTATAGATGTAGCTATAAAAAAGGCAAAAACCTCTCGTTATTTTAATATCGCTACGGGAGATTTAGGTAAACTTACCCAACCAGGTGGTATTATTTACAATATAGAACTCTCTAATAATGGGTTAGTCAGTTTTCCAGGAGGAGTTCCTATCAAAAACAATAAAGGAAAAATAATAGGAGCCATAGGAGTAAGTGGTGGTACAATAGAGGAGGATCATAAAATAGCGACTTACGGAGCAAAATCTATATTAACAGAGAAAAAAACAAAATAA
- a CDS encoding Crp/Fnr family transcriptional regulator — protein sequence MPYQLLKDNLKQNLDLSSKELEQICSYFTTKEIKKKEFLLTQGSICKFEGFVVQGCFRVFSLDKNGNDNTLYFAAKDWWLMDIDSFMNQSPSELNIQALEDSKVLLISREDKQTLCNSLPIVEKLFKIMFQKAIVSWQRRLIRNHSLTAKERYLYFINTYPDISLKLTDKQIAGYLGIRHEFLSKIKKSEK from the coding sequence ATGCCATACCAATTATTAAAAGATAATTTAAAACAAAACTTAGACCTTTCTAGTAAAGAGCTAGAACAAATATGTTCTTATTTTACAACTAAAGAAATAAAGAAAAAAGAGTTTTTATTAACTCAAGGTAGCATTTGTAAGTTTGAAGGTTTTGTAGTACAAGGTTGCTTTAGAGTGTTTTCATTAGATAAAAATGGTAATGATAATACTTTATATTTTGCAGCAAAAGACTGGTGGTTAATGGATATAGATAGTTTTATGAATCAGTCTCCATCAGAATTAAATATACAAGCTTTAGAAGATAGTAAGGTGTTGTTAATTAGTAGAGAAGACAAGCAGACATTATGCAACTCACTCCCAATTGTAGAAAAGCTTTTCAAAATAATGTTTCAAAAAGCAATTGTATCATGGCAAAGAAGGTTAATACGCAACCATTCCCTAACAGCTAAAGAAAGGTATTTGTATTTTATAAATACATATCCAGATATTTCTTTAAAATTAACAGATAAACAAATAGCAGGTTACCTTGGTATTAGACACGAGTTTTTGAGTAAAATTAAAAAAAGCGAAAAATAA
- a CDS encoding cryptochrome/photolyase family protein, translating to MKSISIVFPHQLFKKSPILGKDETIYLIEEYLFFKQYSFHKQKIAFHRATMMRYKDFLIEKHKCDVTYIESIKKKSDIRVFIQELQNNNVEHINYIDPTDNWLKKRIEESAEKAGIKTTVHTSPLFINTEDDLESFFTADKKKYHQTTFYKEQRKKLDILIDENGEPEGGKWTYDAENRKKYPAKKTPPSIQFPDVDEYYKEAKEYVNKNFADNLGKLTEQSLYPTSFKATEDWLQQFFDQRFMEFGVYEDAIVAENSILNHSVLTPMLNVGLITPKEIIDKALDYAKTNNVPINSTEGFVRQIIGWREFIRGMYITRGAEERTTNYWKFTRKIPASFYNGTTGIPPIDQTIKKLLQTGYCHHIERLMVLSNFMLLCEFNPDEVYQWFMELFIDSYDWVMVPNVYGMSQFADGGLMATKPYISGSNYVIKMSNYKKGEWQNIWDGLFWRFMHTHRDFFLSNPRLGMLVRMYDKMDEEKQNTHLTNAEEYLATFN from the coding sequence ATGAAAAGTATAAGTATTGTTTTTCCGCATCAATTATTTAAAAAATCACCCATATTAGGTAAAGATGAAACCATTTATTTAATAGAAGAATATTTATTTTTTAAACAGTACTCTTTTCATAAACAAAAAATTGCTTTTCATAGAGCAACAATGATGAGGTATAAAGATTTTTTAATTGAGAAGCATAAATGTGATGTAACATATATAGAATCAATTAAAAAAAAATCTGATATAAGAGTATTTATACAAGAATTACAAAACAATAATGTTGAGCATATAAATTATATAGACCCAACAGATAATTGGTTAAAAAAACGAATTGAAGAAAGTGCTGAAAAAGCAGGAATAAAAACCACAGTACATACATCGCCTTTATTTATAAATACAGAAGATGATTTAGAATCGTTTTTTACAGCAGACAAAAAAAAATATCATCAAACTACTTTTTACAAAGAGCAGCGTAAAAAATTAGATATTCTTATTGATGAAAACGGAGAGCCAGAAGGTGGTAAATGGACGTATGATGCCGAGAATCGTAAAAAATACCCAGCTAAAAAAACGCCTCCATCAATTCAGTTTCCAGACGTAGATGAGTATTATAAAGAAGCAAAAGAGTATGTAAATAAAAATTTTGCTGATAACTTAGGAAAACTAACAGAGCAATCTCTTTACCCAACTAGTTTTAAGGCAACAGAGGATTGGTTGCAACAATTTTTTGACCAACGATTTATGGAGTTTGGTGTGTATGAAGATGCCATTGTAGCAGAAAACTCTATACTTAACCACAGTGTATTAACACCTATGTTAAATGTGGGGTTAATTACACCAAAAGAGATTATAGACAAAGCACTAGATTATGCCAAGACTAATAATGTACCCATAAACTCTACAGAAGGTTTTGTAAGGCAAATTATAGGTTGGCGAGAATTTATTAGAGGTATGTATATCACTAGAGGTGCAGAAGAGCGCACTACCAACTATTGGAAGTTTACACGTAAAATACCGGCATCTTTTTATAACGGAACAACAGGTATACCACCAATAGACCAAACTATTAAAAAACTACTACAAACAGGCTATTGCCACCATATAGAACGTTTAATGGTGTTAAGTAATTTTATGTTGTTGTGCGAGTTTAATCCAGATGAGGTTTACCAATGGTTTATGGAATTGTTTATAGATTCTTATGACTGGGTTATGGTACCCAATGTGTATGGTATGAGTCAGTTTGCAGATGGCGGATTAATGGCAACCAAACCCTATATAAGTGGTAGTAATTATGTAATTAAAATGAGTAATTACAAAAAAGGAGAGTGGCAAAATATATGGGACGGACTCTTTTGGAGATTTATGCATACACATAGAGATTTTTTCTTGTCTAACCCTAGATTAGGAATGTTAGTGCGTATGTATGATAAAATGGATGAGGAGAAACAAAATACACACCTAACTAATGCAGAAGAGTATTTAGCTACCTTTAATTAG
- a CDS encoding DUF2256 domain-containing protein: MKKQHLPQKICIVCERPFTWRKKWEKNWEEVKYCSQRCKRNK; the protein is encoded by the coding sequence ATGAAAAAACAGCACCTACCACAAAAAATATGTATTGTTTGTGAACGTCCATTTACTTGGCGTAAAAAGTGGGAGAAAAATTGGGAAGAGGTTAAGTATTGTAGTCAACGTTGTAAAAGAAATAAATGA
- a CDS encoding zinc-dependent peptidase: MIYTIGFLLLVAFIIYGFMLTRKKKAQAFPANWHTILLKHVRFYKNLSVAEQQRFQARIMLFLSEVNVESVGFKLEDVDRVLIASSAVIPVFNFNEWYYKNLSTVLVYPDHFNEDLGFAQKDKNRNIAGMVGSGQFKNQMLLSRKALHQGFQKKAHVHNTGIHEFVHLIDKQDGVIDGVPERLIQEPNVIPWLKIIHKEMEAINDNKSDIRNYGGTNEAEFLAVAAEYFFEKPKLMKKKHPDLYQMLKVCFRVKN, encoded by the coding sequence ATGATATATACTATTGGATTTTTACTGTTAGTAGCCTTTATTATTTATGGTTTTATGTTAACCAGAAAGAAAAAGGCACAAGCTTTTCCTGCCAATTGGCATACTATTTTATTAAAACACGTTCGGTTTTATAAAAACTTATCTGTAGCAGAACAACAACGTTTTCAAGCACGTATAATGCTGTTTTTAAGTGAGGTTAATGTGGAAAGTGTAGGTTTTAAATTAGAAGATGTAGATAGGGTTTTAATTGCATCTAGTGCTGTAATTCCTGTTTTTAATTTTAATGAGTGGTATTACAAAAACTTAAGTACAGTATTGGTTTACCCAGACCATTTTAATGAAGATTTGGGTTTTGCACAAAAAGATAAAAACAGAAATATTGCAGGTATGGTGGGTAGTGGGCAATTTAAAAATCAAATGCTTTTATCTAGAAAAGCACTTCATCAAGGATTTCAAAAAAAAGCACATGTTCATAACACAGGTATTCATGAGTTTGTACATTTAATAGACAAACAAGATGGTGTTATTGATGGTGTGCCAGAACGATTAATACAAGAACCTAATGTTATACCTTGGTTAAAAATTATACATAAAGAAATGGAAGCCATTAATGATAATAAGTCTGATATTAGAAATTATGGAGGAACCAATGAAGCTGAGTTTTTAGCAGTAGCTGCAGAATATTTTTTTGAAAAGCCCAAACTAATGAAGAAAAAACATCCAGACTTATACCAAATGCTTAAAGTTTGTTTTCGTGTAAAAAATTAA
- a CDS encoding FAD-binding domain-containing protein: MKLFEDESAFFPTTIDEIYKRVNQINPIEYASTRNYINGAVTHLSPYISRGVISTKYILKEVLSQGHKPLEIEKFIQELAWRDYWQQVWIAKGDEINTDLKHTQTPVSNIQIPKSIVEANTGIIAVDNAIRKLEQTGYMHNHLRMYAASLACNIGQSHWLLPAKWMYYYLLDADWASNALSWQWVAGSNSNKKYYANQENINKYCFTEQNNTFLDIPYSAFETLKIPEELEKNIDIDLTIALPKPLQIELNEELPTCIYNFYNLDPNWRKEEVVNRVLLLEPSHFKKYPVSKKSIDFMLKLAEDNIGNVQIYVGEFADLVATYKLNNIYFKEHPTATHYKGEQDARDWMFTVTGYYPSFFAFWKKCKKELYV; encoded by the coding sequence ATGAAGTTATTTGAAGATGAATCTGCCTTTTTTCCAACCACTATTGATGAAATTTACAAGCGAGTAAATCAAATAAATCCTATAGAATATGCTTCTACAAGAAATTATATTAACGGAGCAGTAACCCATTTATCGCCCTATATTTCTAGAGGTGTAATTTCTACTAAATATATATTAAAAGAAGTTTTATCTCAAGGACATAAACCTTTAGAAATTGAAAAATTTATACAGGAATTAGCTTGGAGAGATTATTGGCAGCAGGTTTGGATAGCAAAAGGAGATGAAATTAATACAGATTTAAAACACACACAAACACCTGTATCTAATATACAAATACCAAAATCAATTGTAGAGGCAAATACAGGAATAATAGCTGTAGATAACGCAATAAGAAAATTAGAACAAACAGGTTATATGCACAACCATTTGCGTATGTATGCAGCATCTTTGGCGTGTAATATAGGGCAAAGCCATTGGTTGTTACCTGCAAAATGGATGTACTATTACTTGTTAGATGCAGATTGGGCAAGTAACGCTTTAAGTTGGCAATGGGTGGCAGGTTCAAATTCTAATAAAAAATATTATGCCAATCAAGAAAATATTAATAAGTACTGTTTTACAGAACAGAATAATACTTTTTTAGATATTCCTTACAGTGCTTTTGAGACCTTAAAAATACCTGAAGAGCTAGAAAAAAATATAGATATAGATTTAACAATTGCACTTCCTAAACCTTTACAAATAGAGTTAAATGAAGAATTACCAACTTGTATTTATAATTTTTACAATCTAGATCCTAATTGGAGAAAAGAAGAAGTTGTAAATAGAGTTTTGTTATTAGAGCCTTCTCACTTTAAAAAGTATCCGGTATCTAAAAAGAGTATAGATTTTATGCTAAAATTAGCAGAAGATAATATAGGTAATGTACAAATTTATGTTGGGGAGTTTGCAGACTTAGTCGCAACTTATAAGCTCAACAATATTTACTTTAAAGAGCATCCAACAGCAACACACTATAAGGGAGAGCAAGATGCAAGAGATTGGATGTTTACAGTTACCGGTTATTACCCTTCTTTCTTTGCTTTTTGGAAAAAATGTAAAAAAGAGCTGTATGTTTAA
- a CDS encoding DUF2452 domain-containing protein: protein MKESKKPDNVVFNVENQKYDAALKPYATSVGAPVITTTDNIAWKNRSINKVNHKLEARYLELKAEYDAMLEQYEYNKLIFDAKFTFEPIVGQTYHLYKRENNETFLSIIKPNECNFNFIGSFYLNAELIWEKVQ, encoded by the coding sequence ATGAAGGAGAGTAAAAAACCTGATAATGTAGTTTTTAATGTAGAAAACCAAAAGTATGATGCTGCACTTAAGCCATATGCAACATCTGTTGGTGCACCAGTTATTACCACTACAGATAATATAGCCTGGAAAAATAGGAGTATAAATAAAGTAAACCACAAGTTAGAGGCAAGGTATTTAGAGCTTAAAGCTGAGTATGATGCTATGCTAGAGCAATACGAGTATAACAAACTAATTTTTGATGCTAAGTTTACTTTTGAACCTATTGTAGGCCAGACCTATCATTTATACAAGAGAGAGAATAATGAAACCTTCTTATCTATTATAAAGCCTAATGAATGTAATTTTAATTTTATAGGTAGTTTTTATTTAAACGCAGAGCTAATCTGGGAGAAAGTACAATAA